A single genomic interval of Lathyrus oleraceus cultivar Zhongwan6 chromosome 7, CAAS_Psat_ZW6_1.0, whole genome shotgun sequence harbors:
- the LOC127104035 gene encoding uncharacterized protein LOC127104035, whose amino-acid sequence MGPNVKDNPMPSHGPSSVNNIEVCLNEQRVTKIEEIRQSLVEIHSVLCAHGLFQHDHQICGTCSINSRGCRKIQNDLQGVFDQGLIQISRQVSSPESQEQEVNVIIPCFNIPEKVEIAYHPREPVVICPPGPMPYTSDKAVPYRYAATIIENGKEVEIKTLASVTNITANSRMTHSGRVFALPVIPSRNVEKDPVVVVPVTREAEGKTSNSTLDKETDELLRIIKLSDYKVVDQLLQTPSKISILSLLLNSVVHREALLKVLDQAFVEQDITAEQFNNVVGNITSCNGLGFCDEELPEEGKNHNFALHISANCQGDSLSNILIDTGSSLNVMPKSTLLKLKYKGGQMRHSGIIVKAFDGSRKTVIGEVDLPIGIGPHVFQITFQVMDIVPAYSCLLGRPWIHEAGAITSTLHQKLKFVKNGQIVMVNGEQAMLISHLSSFSVIEVDETAVQTPFQALTIDDYKKSEGSITSFKDAQQIVKTGPTEMWGKVIELPENVNHAGLGFVDGKQVQTSVVRPFKDIFHSGGFINMVAVEEDTFEKKTEDEGPRFVTPGVATPHTSYK is encoded by the exons ATGGGTCCCAATGTGAAGGACAATCCAATGCCAAGTCATGGTCCTTCATCAGTGAACAATATAGAAGTTTGTCTCAATGAACAACGTGTTACGAAGATAGAGGAGATTCGACAGTCTTTGGTTGAAATTCATTCTGTTTTATGTGCTCATGGTCTATTCCAACATGACCACCAGATCTGTGGTACATGTTCAATCAATTCAAGAGGTTGTAGAAAGATTCAAAATGATTTGCAAGGTGTCTTTGATCAGGGTTTGATTCAGATTTCTAGACAAGTGAGTTCTCCAGAATCACAAGAACAAGAGGTGAATGTCATCATTCCTTGCTTCAACATTCCAGAGAAAGTAGAGATAGCTTATCATCCGAGGGAGCCAGTAGTGATTTGCCCTCCGGGCCCAATGCCTTACACTTCAGATAAAGCGGTCCCCTACCGCTATGCAGCAACTATTATTGAGAACGGTAAAGAGGTCGAGATTAAAACCTTAGCCTCAGTTACCAATATCACAGCAAATAGCCGAATGACGCACAGTGGCCGCGTGTTCGCTCTGCCGGTTATCCCAAGTAGAAATGTTGAGAAAGATCCAGTAGTCGTGGTACCAGTGACAAGAGAAGCAGAAGGGAAAACAAGCAATTCAACCCTTGACAAAGAAACAGATGAACTACTCAGAATTATCAAGCTCAGTGACTACAAAGTGGTAGATCAGTTGCTacagacaccgtcaaaaatctcgaTCCTATCCTTATTATTGAACTCAGTTGTCCACAGAGAAGCACTACTGAAGGTGCTTGATCAAGCCTTTGTAGAACAGGATATAACAGCAGAGCAGTTCAACAATGTTGTAGGCAACATCACTTCGTGCAATGGCTTAggcttttgtgatgaagaactgCCAGAGGAAGGAAAGAATCACAATTTCGCTCTCCATATCTCAGCCAATTGTCAAGGGGATTCTTTGTCTAATATCCTAATTGACACCGGTTCATCTTTGAATGTCATGCCCAAGTCTACCTTGTTGAAGCTAAAGTACAAAGGGGGGCAAATGCGGCACAGTGGAATTATTGTGAAAGCGTTCGATGGATCAAGAAAAACAGTCATTGGAGAAGTTGATTTGCCTATTGGTATTGGACCACACGTattccagatcactttccaggttatggacataGTGCCAGCTTATAGCTGTCTGCTCGGAcgcccatggattcatgaggcgggTGCCATTACATCCACGttacaccaaaagttaaagtttgtcaagaatgggcAAATAGTGATGGTTAATGGGGAGCAGGCTATGCTGATTAGCCACCTTTCATCGTTTAGTGTGATAGAAGTAGACGAGACGGCTGTTCAAACTCCATTTCAGGCCCTGACCATCGATGATTACAAGAAAAGTGAAGGTTCAATCACGTCATTCAAAGACGCCCAGCAGATTGTCAAGACAGGTCCTACAGAAATGTGGGGGAAGGTGATAGAGTTGCCAGAAAATGTTAACCATGCAGGATTAGGCTTTGTTGATGGAAAACAAGTGCAGACTTCAGTGGTGCGACCTTTCAAAGATATCTTTCACAGCGGTGGGTTTATCAACATGGTAGCAGTTGAAGAGGATACTTTTGAGAAAAAGACAGAAGACGAAGGGCCCAGATTTGTGACACCagga GTTGCGACacctcatacatcatacaagtag